A section of the Kribbella sp. HUAS MG21 genome encodes:
- a CDS encoding cupin domain-containing protein yields the protein MTEIAKSGAAVISRADGRDDGEDWTENYTELPGGAGVSLIMESTTQEGVGPRLHMHPYAETFIIRRGSATFTVDGEEIVGRAGQILVVPADTPHKFRTGPEGYEAVHIHANPTFETTWLE from the coding sequence ATGACGGAGATCGCGAAATCCGGGGCCGCGGTGATCAGCCGCGCCGACGGGCGGGACGACGGCGAGGACTGGACCGAGAACTACACCGAGCTGCCAGGTGGGGCCGGTGTCTCGCTGATCATGGAATCGACGACGCAGGAGGGCGTCGGGCCGCGGCTGCACATGCATCCGTACGCCGAGACGTTCATCATCCGGCGTGGTTCGGCGACGTTCACGGTCGACGGCGAGGAGATCGTCGGCCGCGCCGGCCAGATCCTGGTGGTCCCGGCCGACACCCCGCACAAGTTCCGCACCGGGCCCGAGGGCTACGAGGCGGTCCACATCCACGCGAACCCGACGTTCGAGACGACCTGGCTGGAGTAG
- a CDS encoding MFS transporter codes for MTQPDPRRWRLLGLLAVAQFMLILDVTVVAIALPNIETDLQLSRETLTWVVSAYTLMFGGLMLLGGRAADLFGSRRVVLTGLLVFTLASLVTGLAAGPEVLLGGRVAQGIGAAMLSPAALAVVTKTFDAEERNKALGIWSAMGGGGSAIGVLLGGLLTAGPGWQWVFYINLPIGLVVFAALLRMLPADTPSEQPGRLDVPGALLVTAGTGTAIYALINAGDQGWLSVATLGTLAGALVLYGVFAWVQRTVKSPLMDLRIFTRRPVTAGTFMILVATALMISMFFLGSFYLQHFKQYGALRTGLLFLPVAVAAIVGAQVAGHVVGRTGARPIAVVGFLITAAGVAVPAIWEGAAVIVTGMTVATIGLGAAFVASSTTTFTNIDYREAGLASGILSTFHEFGASLGVAVVSSVAAASLAGTVTTGFTRGFTFAAVTAAVAAALALLVVPAFKPSRGEVHAH; via the coding sequence ATGACGCAACCCGACCCCCGGCGGTGGCGACTGCTGGGGCTGCTCGCCGTCGCGCAGTTCATGCTGATCCTGGACGTCACCGTGGTGGCGATCGCGCTGCCGAACATCGAGACCGACCTCCAGCTCAGCCGGGAGACCCTGACGTGGGTGGTCAGCGCGTACACGCTGATGTTCGGCGGCCTGATGCTGCTCGGTGGCCGCGCCGCCGACCTGTTCGGTTCCCGCCGCGTGGTCCTGACCGGCCTGCTCGTGTTCACGCTGGCCTCGCTGGTCACCGGTCTCGCGGCCGGCCCCGAGGTCCTGCTCGGCGGCCGCGTCGCGCAAGGCATCGGCGCGGCGATGCTGTCGCCGGCCGCGCTGGCGGTGGTCACGAAGACGTTCGACGCCGAGGAGCGCAACAAGGCGCTCGGCATCTGGTCCGCGATGGGCGGCGGCGGCTCCGCGATCGGCGTACTGCTGGGTGGTCTGCTCACCGCGGGCCCCGGCTGGCAGTGGGTGTTCTACATCAACCTGCCGATCGGCCTCGTCGTGTTCGCCGCGCTGCTGCGGATGCTGCCCGCCGACACGCCGAGCGAGCAGCCGGGGCGTCTCGACGTACCGGGGGCGCTGCTGGTCACGGCCGGCACGGGTACGGCGATCTACGCGCTCATCAACGCCGGCGACCAGGGCTGGCTCTCGGTCGCGACGCTCGGCACGCTGGCCGGTGCCCTGGTCCTGTACGGCGTGTTCGCCTGGGTCCAGCGCACTGTCAAGTCACCGCTGATGGACCTCCGGATCTTCACCCGCCGCCCGGTCACCGCGGGTACCTTCATGATCCTGGTCGCGACCGCGCTGATGATCTCGATGTTCTTCCTGGGCTCGTTCTACCTGCAGCACTTCAAGCAGTACGGCGCGCTGCGCACCGGGCTGCTGTTCCTCCCGGTAGCGGTCGCCGCGATCGTCGGGGCGCAGGTCGCGGGCCACGTCGTCGGCCGGACCGGGGCGCGGCCGATCGCCGTCGTGGGCTTCCTGATCACCGCGGCCGGCGTGGCTGTCCCCGCGATCTGGGAGGGTGCTGCCGTGATCGTGACCGGGATGACCGTCGCGACGATCGGGCTCGGCGCCGCGTTCGTGGCGTCGTCGACCACGACGTTCACGAACATCGACTACCGGGAGGCCGGGCTGGCGTCCGGGATCCTGAGCACGTTCCACGAGTTCGGCGCCTCGCTCGGGGTCGCCGTGGTCTCGAGTGTCGCGGCCGCGAGCCTCGCCGGTACCGTGACGACCGGGTTCACGCGCGGCTTCACGTTCGCCGCGGTCACCGCCGCGGTGGCGGCTGCTCTGGCGCTGCTCGTCGTACCCGCGTTCAAGCCTTCGAGGGGAGAGGTTCATGCCCACTGA
- a CDS encoding gamma carbonic anhydrase family protein: MPLYAFEGKRPTVHPDAWIAPTATLVGDVVVEAGVSIWYGAVIRADLGTITIRAGANIQDNTVIHVGHNGCEIGPNATVGHQCLVHDCTIGEQALVGNGAIVLDGAVVGNRSLIAAGATVTPGTVIPPESVAMGSPAKKIIPLEGTAKLFVDHNAAVYHALAERHATTVELIED; the protein is encoded by the coding sequence ATGCCGCTGTACGCCTTCGAAGGTAAGCGCCCGACCGTCCACCCCGACGCGTGGATCGCACCGACCGCCACCCTCGTCGGCGACGTCGTCGTCGAGGCCGGGGTGTCGATCTGGTACGGCGCCGTGATCCGCGCCGACCTCGGCACGATCACGATCCGCGCCGGCGCCAACATCCAGGACAACACGGTCATCCACGTCGGCCACAACGGCTGCGAGATCGGCCCGAACGCGACGGTCGGCCACCAGTGCCTGGTCCACGACTGCACCATCGGCGAACAGGCCCTGGTCGGCAACGGCGCCATCGTCCTCGACGGCGCCGTCGTCGGCAACCGCTCCCTGATCGCCGCCGGCGCCACCGTCACCCCCGGCACCGTCATCCCCCCGGAGTCGGTCGCAATGGGCAGCCCCGCCAAAAAGATCATCCCGCTAGAAGGCACCGCCAAACTCTTCGTAGACCACAACGCCGCCGTCTACCACGCCTTGGCCGAACGCCACGCCACCACAGTCGAACTCATCGAGGACTAG
- a CDS encoding DUF222 domain-containing protein → MFDDGLDGLSDTDLLSAAAEYARAQEQAAVGILRAALAFADHNAVVEGYQPLPGHERHLVYGGDGCPGVAEFAPIEFGAVLGMSSGAAACLIGEALALRHRLPKVWAAVLSGQALSWRARKIAHACLTLSQEAAAIVDRRVAGIVNTVTPGKLKSIVTAAVWEADPEQAEADARAAAKTRGVFVAQSDEHGTKRIWVRAAAGAVIRFDATIDDLARALAILGDPDPLDERRAKAIDWIADPEAAHYLLQVARYLAQTLPNTTPAPAHSPADGAESADPMDWADDFADDAATAPADPGHRPASESADDPLSEPSGYWCDSEAGCEAGCEADCEADCEADCEADCEERGAAGASADVRVEGGAVGVDGVDDVDGVDGVDRFSRRVLAGSLPERLAAIKRDSHRYGLGAGSGSTQGIGRRRRNRHTLYVHLTDKTLATGRGVLRIEELGPLLASQLRELLGHAQVVVKPVIDLHDQVSVHSYEIPDRIRERVRLRHPVDMFPYGAAEATASMDQDHITPYRHTKTGPPAKTGGPPGPGQTSLDNLIPQSRLHHRAKTFGGWRNRRLPTGAVEWISPHGFRFIVDHNGTHSLPHAQAPS, encoded by the coding sequence ATGTTCGACGACGGTCTGGATGGGCTCAGCGACACGGACCTGCTGTCCGCGGCCGCCGAGTACGCCCGGGCTCAAGAACAGGCCGCGGTCGGCATCCTGCGCGCCGCGCTGGCGTTTGCCGACCACAACGCCGTGGTCGAGGGCTACCAGCCGCTGCCCGGCCACGAACGGCACCTGGTCTACGGCGGCGACGGCTGCCCCGGCGTCGCCGAGTTCGCCCCGATCGAGTTCGGCGCGGTCCTCGGCATGTCCAGCGGCGCCGCCGCCTGTCTGATCGGCGAAGCCCTCGCCCTACGCCACCGCCTCCCCAAAGTGTGGGCCGCCGTACTGTCCGGCCAGGCACTGTCGTGGCGGGCCCGCAAGATCGCCCACGCCTGCCTCACCCTCTCCCAGGAAGCCGCCGCGATCGTCGACCGCCGCGTGGCCGGCATCGTCAACACCGTCACCCCGGGCAAACTCAAGTCGATCGTCACCGCCGCGGTATGGGAAGCCGACCCCGAACAGGCCGAGGCCGACGCCCGAGCAGCCGCGAAAACCCGCGGCGTGTTCGTCGCCCAGTCCGACGAACACGGCACCAAACGCATCTGGGTCCGCGCCGCCGCCGGCGCCGTGATCCGCTTCGACGCCACCATCGACGACCTCGCCCGCGCCCTCGCCATCCTCGGCGACCCCGACCCCCTCGACGAACGCCGCGCGAAGGCCATCGACTGGATCGCCGACCCCGAAGCAGCCCACTACCTCCTCCAAGTAGCCCGCTACCTCGCCCAAACCCTGCCCAACACCACACCAGCCCCCGCGCACAGCCCCGCCGACGGCGCCGAGTCGGCCGACCCTATGGACTGGGCGGACGACTTCGCCGACGACGCCGCGACGGCTCCTGCGGATCCCGGCCACCGCCCTGCCAGCGAGTCCGCCGATGACCCCTTGAGTGAGCCGTCTGGCTACTGGTGCGACAGCGAGGCCGGCTGCGAGGCCGGCTGCGAGGCCGATTGCGAGGCCGATTGCGAGGCCGATTGCGAGGCCGATTGCGAGGAGCGCGGTGCGGCCGGCGCCAGCGCGGACGTTCGGGTGGAGGGCGGCGCGGTTGGTGTGGATGGAGTGGATGATGTGGATGGTGTGGATGGTGTGGATCGGTTCTCGCGGCGGGTGCTGGCGGGTTCGCTGCCGGAGCGGTTGGCTGCGATCAAGCGTGACAGTCACCGTTACGGGCTCGGAGCCGGCAGCGGCTCAACTCAGGGGATCGGTCGGCGCCGTCGGAACCGGCACACGCTGTACGTGCACCTGACCGACAAGACCCTCGCCACCGGCCGCGGGGTGTTGCGGATCGAGGAGCTCGGCCCGTTGCTGGCGAGCCAGCTGCGCGAGCTGCTCGGGCACGCTCAGGTCGTGGTGAAGCCGGTGATCGACCTGCACGACCAGGTCAGCGTGCACAGCTACGAGATCCCCGACCGGATCCGCGAACGCGTCCGGCTGCGCCACCCGGTGGACATGTTCCCCTACGGCGCCGCCGAGGCCACCGCCTCCATGGACCAAGACCACATCACCCCCTACCGCCACACCAAGACCGGGCCACCAGCCAAAACGGGCGGTCCGCCCGGGCCGGGGCAAACCAGCCTCGACAACCTCATACCGCAAAGCCGACTCCACCACCGCGCGAAAACCTTCGGCGGGTGGCGTAACCGACGCCTGCCCACCGGTGCGGTCGAGTGGATCAGCCCGCACGGGTTCCGCTTCATCGTCGACCACAACGGCACCCATTCACTCCCACACGCACAAGCCCCCAGCTGA
- a CDS encoding GNAT family N-acetyltransferase — translation MPTEIRRAVVADAETVLTMMGELAEYQDQRADVTASVADWQGFLAREDVVVLIAEVDGAVAGYVSALRRPYLWVGGDHLALDDLYVREQFRDRGVGRELMLALARHALPDRLPISWGLRLENTAGYRFYERLGARLVTKTAAGWSPEAYERQLNETAQLSE, via the coding sequence ATGCCCACTGAGATCCGCCGCGCGGTGGTCGCGGATGCGGAGACCGTGCTGACCATGATGGGGGAGCTGGCCGAGTACCAGGACCAGCGCGCGGACGTCACGGCGAGTGTGGCCGACTGGCAAGGGTTCCTCGCCCGCGAGGACGTGGTCGTGCTGATCGCCGAGGTCGACGGCGCCGTCGCGGGGTACGTCTCCGCGCTGCGCCGCCCGTACCTCTGGGTCGGCGGCGACCACCTCGCGCTCGACGACCTCTACGTCCGCGAGCAGTTCCGCGACCGCGGCGTCGGCCGGGAGCTGATGCTGGCGCTGGCCCGGCACGCACTGCCGGACCGGCTCCCGATCAGCTGGGGCCTGCGCCTCGAGAACACCGCCGGCTACCGCTTCTACGAGCGCCTCGGCGCCAGGCTCGTCACCAAGACGGCCGCCGGCTGGTCACCGGAGGCGTACGAGCGCCAGCTGAACGAGACCGCTCAGCTGAGCGAATAG
- a CDS encoding TetR/AcrR family transcriptional regulator, which yields MAGTTTRRADAQRNIAAILTAAAECLGRNPAASTSEIAKAAGVGRVTLYGHFPSRAELVDAVFVQAIAAGEETLGKVDLSGDPREALGRLIESSWHLVDQYRALLVAASEALPPGRVRELHADPMTRAERLLERGREAGVFRSDLPVAWLLSVMHNVMHGAAGDIQAGRITSDQAAHYITTTVLAAFTPPGERVPE from the coding sequence ATGGCAGGCACGACCACCAGGCGGGCCGACGCCCAGCGGAACATCGCCGCGATCCTGACCGCGGCGGCCGAGTGCCTGGGCCGCAACCCGGCCGCGAGTACGTCGGAGATCGCGAAGGCGGCCGGGGTCGGACGGGTGACCCTGTACGGGCACTTCCCGTCGCGGGCCGAGCTGGTCGACGCGGTGTTCGTGCAGGCGATCGCGGCCGGCGAGGAGACGCTCGGGAAGGTCGACCTGTCCGGGGATCCGCGCGAGGCGCTGGGCCGGTTGATCGAGTCGAGCTGGCACCTGGTGGACCAGTACCGGGCGCTACTCGTCGCCGCGTCGGAGGCGCTGCCGCCCGGGCGCGTGCGGGAACTGCACGCCGACCCGATGACGCGTGCGGAGCGGCTGCTCGAACGCGGCCGCGAAGCGGGCGTCTTCCGGAGCGATCTGCCCGTGGCGTGGCTGCTCAGCGTGATGCACAACGTGATGCACGGCGCCGCCGGTGACATCCAGGCCGGACGGATCACGTCCGACCAGGCGGCGCACTACATCACCACGACGGTGCTGGCCGCGTTCACCCCGCCGGGCGAACGCGTGCCGGAATGA
- a CDS encoding endonuclease/exonuclease/phosphatase family protein has product MIDVGGTPLRFADTHLSTIDDGERVEQANAIVALLKDAPEATLLVGDMNAVPTSAEMRTLTTHWADAWSEEGFGFGFTSPVPIPITRIDYQLHSAQLVPTVASVPLSFASDHFPVAATYSLS; this is encoded by the coding sequence GTGATCGACGTCGGCGGTACGCCGCTGCGGTTCGCCGACACGCACCTGTCGACGATCGACGACGGCGAGCGCGTCGAGCAGGCCAACGCGATCGTCGCGCTGCTGAAGGACGCGCCCGAGGCGACGCTGCTGGTCGGCGACATGAACGCCGTACCGACGTCGGCCGAGATGCGCACGCTCACCACGCACTGGGCCGACGCGTGGTCGGAGGAGGGCTTCGGCTTCGGGTTCACCAGTCCGGTGCCGATCCCGATCACGCGGATCGACTACCAGCTGCACTCCGCGCAGCTGGTTCCGACCGTGGCGTCGGTGCCGTTGAGCTTCGCCTCCGACCACTTCCCGGTGGCTGCGACCTATTCGCTCAGCTGA
- a CDS encoding MFS transporter codes for MLKPVAGFAAFGLFWGAWGAILPAIRAGAGVNDGELGVALLMIGLGALVSMRFTGYLIDRYGGIVLPVVTVAFALCGVLPALAGSAVSLSAALLLLGATSGATDVAVNAAGSHAEEVTGRPVMNLAHGMFSVAVVVASLGTAGLRAAGVGALPVLGAAAALIVLTAVIALTPGATTAKPSSQTTAADAVPSERPTRQPVLLVLGGLCALAYLVENAWQSWSAVHLDTSLNATAGLSSIAPAVFAAAAATGRFAGNAVLKRVRPVPLLMAGAAIAAVGSLIAATAGNSWTALAGIGVAGLGTSVCAPTIIGMAGAWAGPERRAGAISVVTTIAYLGFLVGPAAVGALSSAWSLPSALASVAVLAVVVAALAPVGGRLAKAPVRSYRDSGPI; via the coding sequence ATGCTCAAACCAGTCGCCGGTTTCGCCGCGTTCGGCCTGTTCTGGGGTGCGTGGGGCGCGATCCTGCCCGCGATCCGGGCCGGCGCCGGGGTGAACGACGGCGAGCTCGGTGTGGCGCTGCTGATGATCGGGCTCGGGGCCCTGGTGTCGATGCGGTTCACCGGGTACCTGATCGATCGGTACGGCGGCATCGTGCTTCCGGTGGTGACGGTGGCGTTCGCGCTCTGCGGCGTACTGCCCGCGCTCGCAGGCTCGGCGGTCTCGCTGAGCGCCGCGCTGTTGCTGCTTGGAGCAACTTCCGGCGCGACGGACGTGGCGGTGAACGCGGCCGGATCGCACGCCGAGGAGGTCACCGGGCGACCGGTGATGAACCTCGCGCACGGGATGTTCTCGGTCGCGGTCGTGGTGGCGAGTCTCGGTACGGCGGGACTCCGGGCCGCCGGCGTCGGCGCACTCCCGGTGCTGGGCGCGGCCGCCGCGCTGATCGTGCTCACGGCCGTCATTGCCCTCACACCGGGAGCGACCACGGCGAAACCCAGCTCTCAGACGACAGCGGCCGATGCGGTGCCCAGCGAGAGGCCGACGAGACAGCCGGTGCTTCTCGTCCTCGGCGGGCTCTGCGCCCTCGCCTACCTGGTCGAGAACGCCTGGCAGAGCTGGAGCGCCGTACACCTGGACACCTCACTAAACGCCACAGCCGGCCTCTCATCCATCGCCCCAGCCGTCTTCGCCGCCGCAGCCGCCACCGGCCGCTTCGCAGGCAACGCCGTACTGAAGCGCGTCCGCCCAGTCCCTCTCCTCATGGCCGGTGCCGCCATCGCCGCAGTCGGCTCGCTCATCGCAGCCACCGCAGGCAACTCGTGGACAGCGCTAGCCGGTATCGGCGTCGCAGGCCTCGGCACGTCGGTCTGCGCGCCGACCATCATCGGAATGGCCGGAGCCTGGGCCGGGCCCGAGCGTCGCGCAGGCGCGATCTCGGTGGTGACCACCATCGCGTACCTCGGTTTCCTGGTCGGTCCCGCGGCCGTCGGCGCGCTCTCGTCCGCCTGGTCGCTGCCGTCCGCCCTGGCGAGCGTCGCCGTACTCGCGGTCGTCGTCGCGGCGCTCGCCCCGGTCGGCGGTCGGCTGGCGAAGGCCCCGGTGCGCAGTTACCGTGACTCGGGACCGATCTAG
- a CDS encoding T6SS immunity protein Tdi1 domain-containing protein yields the protein MELTRTFSDEQYALALDSWAFLDLDGKVPVFTSPFGDVFFQAADGFWWLDTLEGTLTRPWSGADALQAELNTEDGQDQYLLAGLAFGAAQQGVVPSGDEVYSFAHPPQLGGELTLDNVEVMDFVVSLNILGQIHTQIRDLPPGTPISGITVT from the coding sequence ATGGAGCTGACGCGGACGTTCTCGGACGAGCAGTACGCACTGGCGCTCGATTCCTGGGCCTTTCTGGACCTGGACGGGAAGGTGCCGGTGTTCACGTCGCCGTTCGGGGACGTGTTCTTCCAGGCGGCGGACGGGTTCTGGTGGCTGGACACGCTCGAAGGCACGCTGACCCGGCCGTGGTCCGGAGCCGACGCGTTGCAGGCCGAGCTGAACACGGAGGACGGGCAGGACCAGTACCTACTCGCCGGTCTCGCGTTCGGCGCCGCCCAGCAGGGCGTCGTACCGTCCGGGGACGAGGTGTACTCGTTCGCGCATCCGCCGCAGCTCGGGGGTGAGCTCACGCTCGACAACGTCGAGGTCATGGACTTCGTGGTGTCGCTGAACATCCTCGGCCAGATCCACACCCAGATCCGCGACCTGCCACCCGGTACGCCGATCAGCGGGATCACGGTCACATAA
- a CDS encoding FAD-binding oxidoreductase, producing the protein MSAVVEGFVGQVVGPEDDGYDVVSRTVLVAGTPAYVLKPANVEDVQAAVKYAVSSGQALAVRGGGHAFAGFGTNDGGVVIDLSNLAGIEVVDKDKHVVRIGGGATWGQVAAALAPHNLAISSGDTKSVGVGGLTLSGGIGWKVRKYGLALDNLLAVELVTAAADVVRASADENPEVFWAVRGGGGNFGVVTAFEFAAHPTTDIHFGKIAFPAAEIADVLPRWAEYLRTAPEELTSIAAFANPFLGGPEAPLEIQVAYDGDDAELAAQAIDPIRALGTVVADDVALTPYAEVLVDGLTPPPGIQLVTRSAFVDKDSVPEVLRILAAAGTSQGAPIIAVRSVGGAVARVAEDATAYAHRQAELMFVTTTVGPPPVIEATRPAREQLWNQLAPLTNGAYANFLSDAADAEVAAVYPAATYARLAAVKREYDPANVFTGNHNVKPA; encoded by the coding sequence ATGAGTGCAGTGGTGGAAGGATTTGTGGGTCAGGTTGTCGGGCCGGAGGACGACGGGTACGACGTGGTGAGTCGGACCGTGCTGGTCGCGGGGACCCCGGCGTATGTGCTCAAGCCGGCGAATGTCGAGGACGTGCAGGCAGCTGTGAAGTACGCCGTCAGTAGCGGACAGGCGCTCGCGGTGCGCGGCGGCGGCCACGCGTTCGCGGGGTTCGGGACGAACGACGGCGGCGTTGTCATCGATCTCAGTAACCTCGCGGGCATCGAGGTCGTCGACAAGGACAAGCACGTCGTGCGGATCGGCGGTGGCGCTACCTGGGGGCAGGTCGCGGCCGCGCTCGCGCCGCACAACCTCGCGATCTCCTCGGGTGACACCAAGAGCGTCGGTGTCGGCGGCCTGACGTTGAGCGGCGGCATCGGCTGGAAGGTCCGCAAGTACGGTCTCGCGCTCGACAACCTCCTGGCGGTGGAGCTCGTCACCGCCGCAGCAGACGTCGTACGGGCGTCGGCGGACGAAAACCCGGAGGTGTTCTGGGCGGTCCGCGGCGGTGGCGGGAACTTCGGGGTCGTGACCGCGTTCGAGTTCGCGGCGCATCCGACCACCGACATCCACTTCGGCAAGATCGCGTTCCCGGCGGCCGAGATCGCGGACGTGCTGCCGCGCTGGGCGGAGTACCTGCGGACCGCGCCCGAGGAGCTCACCTCGATCGCGGCGTTCGCGAACCCGTTCCTCGGCGGTCCGGAGGCGCCGCTGGAGATCCAGGTCGCGTACGACGGCGACGACGCGGAGCTGGCCGCGCAGGCGATCGACCCGATCCGCGCGCTCGGCACCGTGGTGGCCGACGACGTCGCGCTGACGCCGTACGCCGAGGTGCTGGTGGACGGCCTGACGCCGCCGCCCGGGATCCAGCTGGTGACCCGGAGTGCCTTTGTCGACAAGGATTCCGTGCCCGAGGTACTGCGGATCCTCGCCGCGGCGGGCACCTCGCAGGGCGCGCCGATCATCGCGGTCCGCAGCGTCGGCGGCGCCGTGGCTCGGGTCGCCGAGGACGCGACGGCGTACGCGCACCGGCAGGCGGAGCTGATGTTCGTGACCACCACGGTCGGCCCGCCGCCGGTGATCGAGGCGACGCGTCCGGCGCGCGAGCAGCTCTGGAACCAGCTCGCGCCGCTGACCAACGGTGCGTACGCGAACTTCCTGTCGGACGCCGCGGACGCCGAGGTCGCGGCGGTGTACCCGGCCGCGACGTACGCGCGCCTGGCGGCGGTCAAGCGCGAGTACGACCCGGCCAACGTCTTCACCGGCAACCACAACGTGAAGCCGGCCTGA